Within the Streptomyces sp. YIM 121038 genome, the region GCGAGCATCTACTGGACGCTGGCTACATCGACGGACCCCGCATCGTCACCGCCGATCGTCAGTACGGCATCACCCTGACCGGCCCCATCCGCGGCAACACCACTGCCCAGGCCAGCGGCCCCTACAGCCAGAGCGCCTTCGCCATCGACTGGCAGAGCCAGACCGTGACCTGCCCGAACGGCAAGAACGCCACCCAATGGCGGGACAAGATCTCCGATCGTGGCGCCCCCATCATCATCGTCCGGTTCTCACCCGCTGACTGCCGCACTTGCCCCGCGCGCCCCGAGTGCGTGAGCTCACCCCGAGCCGCGAGAAGGGAAATCACCCTGCGGCCCCGGGCCGAACACGAGGCGATCCAACAGGCCCGTGCAGCCCAGGGCACTCCCGAGTGGCGGGAACGCTACGCGGCCCGCAACGGCATCGAGGGCACCCTCTCCCACGCTGTTCACACCGCCGGTCTGCGCCGGTGCCGCTACCGCGGACTCGCCAGAACCCGCCTCCAGCACCAGCTCACCGCAACCGCGATCAACCTTGCCCGCCTCGACGCCCACCTCACCGGAACACCCCTGGCCCGGACCCGCACCAGCCACTTCGCACGACTTCGCCCCGCCGACCAAACGATCGACGGGGCGAAGTAGCAGGACCCCGAATTCGCCAACGGCATCCCCCACGGTGCCGGGCCCTTCCGGTCACAGCGCCGGGTAGTCCGTGTAGCCCTTCGCGTCGCCGCCGTAGAACGTGGCGCGGTCGGGCTCGTTGAACGGGCCGCCCGTCCGCAGGCGCGCCGGCAGGTCCGGGTTGGCGAGGAACAGGGAACCGTACGACAGGAGGTCGGCCGTGCCGTCCTCGATGAGCGCCAGCTCGCCGGGCCCGGTCGGCCCCTCGGTGGCCGGGTTGAGGATGAAGGGTCCGTCGAAGCCCTTGCGCAGGGCGGTGACCAGCTCGCGGATCGGGCCGACCTCCATGACGTGCAGATAGGCCAGGCCGAGCGGGGAGAGCCGCTCGACGAGGGCGAGGTAGGTCTCGTCGGGGTCCGGCTCGTGGATGCCGTTGAGCGGGTTGCCGGGCGAGAGGCGGATGCCGGTGCGGGCCGCGCCGATCTCGGCGGCGACGGCCTTGGCGACCTCGACGGCGAAGCGGACGCGGTTCTCGACCGAGCCGCCCCACTCGTCGGTGCGCCGGTTGGAGCCCGGCGCGAGGAACTGGTGGATCAGATAGCCGTTGGC harbors:
- a CDS encoding alkene reductase, yielding MTTAFDPIDLAGTPLANRIAMAPMTRSRAAAGGVPTDLNAEYYAQRATAGLVITEGVQPSVVGQGYPDTPGLHSAEQIEGWRKVTDAVHAAGGRIFAQLMHTGRIGHPVLLPDGLVPVGASPIAAEGQVYTHEGPKDYVTPRELTGDEVRATVGEFVTAARNAIEAGFDGVELHGANGYLIHQFLAPGSNRRTDEWGGSVENRVRFAVEVAKAVAAEIGAARTGIRLSPGNPLNGIHEPDPDETYLALVERLSPLGLAYLHVMEVGPIRELVTALRKGFDGPFILNPATEGPTGPGELALIEDGTADLLSYGSLFLANPDLPARLRTGGPFNEPDRATFYGGDAKGYTDYPAL